One stretch of Stigmatella aurantiaca DNA includes these proteins:
- a CDS encoding ADYC domain-containing protein, with protein MSLPASSTVVSMGVLALLVVCTAHAAPSRATPARSLAVQPLAEDPRCPFGVAPGKLQARTMLDSRPQSPLYRGGCLEHVVFLKGSLREGMFAGSQAQAFFRRAEGSGTRPSAPVRLVRKSSYALNRVHADLTPYEVSYGGTNLCGASTYQPGREGELAPEPPRGTALLVPGYWDELDGVWRAQYKGEDVFTAACFDGTVAKCAHWGYVPWARFAGKSLQPYHQACVPAARAEYDHAKAYTCANTAIDIFDNLGLLRPNKDPAFTFESRWNAHGLTCVSRPRWKGCETDLAGVLGACEEPSAPWSWGRDLIGIRSSAERGLQNYDSVSSASMPFLCPVEGAADVGCQAEPE; from the coding sequence ATGAGCCTGCCCGCATCGAGCACCGTCGTGTCCATGGGGGTCCTCGCCCTCCTCGTGGTCTGCACCGCCCACGCGGCCCCCTCCCGGGCCACCCCGGCGCGCTCCCTCGCCGTGCAGCCCCTCGCCGAGGATCCGCGCTGCCCCTTCGGCGTGGCCCCCGGCAAGCTGCAGGCCCGCACGATGCTCGACTCCCGCCCCCAGTCCCCCCTCTACCGCGGCGGGTGTCTGGAGCACGTCGTGTTCCTCAAGGGCTCGCTGCGCGAGGGCATGTTCGCGGGCTCCCAGGCCCAGGCCTTCTTCCGCCGCGCCGAGGGCTCCGGCACCCGCCCCTCCGCCCCCGTGCGCCTGGTGCGCAAGTCGAGCTACGCGCTCAACCGCGTCCACGCCGACCTCACGCCCTATGAGGTGTCTTACGGCGGCACCAACCTCTGCGGCGCCTCCACCTATCAGCCCGGCCGCGAGGGGGAGCTGGCCCCCGAGCCCCCCCGCGGCACCGCCCTGCTCGTGCCCGGCTACTGGGATGAGCTGGATGGCGTCTGGCGCGCCCAGTACAAGGGCGAGGACGTGTTCACCGCCGCCTGCTTCGATGGCACCGTCGCCAAGTGCGCCCACTGGGGCTACGTGCCCTGGGCCCGCTTCGCCGGCAAGAGCCTCCAGCCCTACCACCAGGCCTGCGTCCCCGCCGCCCGCGCCGAGTATGACCACGCCAAGGCCTACACCTGCGCCAACACCGCCATCGACATCTTCGACAACCTGGGCCTCCTGCGCCCCAACAAGGACCCCGCCTTCACCTTCGAGTCCCGGTGGAACGCGCACGGCCTCACCTGCGTGAGCCGCCCCCGCTGGAAGGGCTGCGAGACGGATCTCGCCGGGGTGCTCGGCGCCTGTGAGGAGCCCTCGGCCCCCTGGAGCTGGGGAAGAGACCTCATCGGCATCCGCAGCTCCGCGGAGCGCGGGCTCCAGAACTACGACTCGGTGTCCTCGGCCTCCATGCCCTTCCTGTGCCCCGTGGAGGGCGCCGCCGACGTGGGCTGCCAGGCCGAGCCGGAGTGA